In one window of Patescibacteria group bacterium DNA:
- a CDS encoding ABC transporter substrate-binding protein: protein MIQILALILLFFESVLLGPTYKHGSVGFPKSFNPLYAKSDSEKMISSLVFRGLFKYNDNQELVPDLAESYKIAEDGLSYEVKLKDTVKWHNGEPITANDVLYTASKSSVLREISTDKIDDKTVRFNLPNKFSPFLDLLTLGIVPTNSEDSSSLLMFGSGDFIVSRVKMDKSNIKEVFLITKNSSFQFRKIVFKFYENEGSLMSAYKLGEINGFLSKDRFVWDNISDFRVNFLGRHFVLSFNTKSKLLELAEDRKSLMEAIDYEKFFSTVINEKGIPANGPLSKTWAEDADLEFTKYEKAEEKDPDPEKVINFFYIAGAESARISQFIKNSWEKIGYTVNLQEIPAENLLANVRKHEDFDVLLLGEEVSRDPDRYVFWHSTQGDTGLNFGDYKAVRVDRALEEGRSALDRQERIKHYGIMQKVFVEDVPAIFLYHPTFHFYLSKQITGVNLTNIYYPWEIFKSFKDWTLKSE from the coding sequence TTCCCCAAAAGTTTTAATCCTTTATACGCAAAATCCGATTCTGAAAAAATGATTTCCAGTTTGGTTTTTAGAGGTCTTTTTAAATATAACGACAACCAAGAACTTGTTCCCGATTTGGCTGAAAGTTACAAAATAGCGGAGGACGGGCTTTCTTATGAGGTTAAATTAAAGGATACTGTAAAGTGGCACAATGGGGAGCCTATCACCGCAAACGATGTTTTATACACCGCTTCCAAATCTTCTGTATTAAGAGAGATTTCAACAGACAAAATTGACGATAAAACAGTGCGGTTTAATCTTCCCAATAAATTTTCTCCGTTTTTAGACCTTTTAACTTTGGGGATAGTCCCAACAAATTCCGAAGATTCCAGTTCTCTTTTGATGTTTGGGTCGGGAGATTTTATAGTTAGCCGGGTTAAAATGGATAAATCCAATATTAAAGAGGTTTTTTTGATTACAAAGAATTCGTCGTTTCAGTTTAGAAAGATTGTTTTTAAATTTTATGAGAACGAAGGGTCGCTTATGAGCGCGTATAAATTGGGGGAGATAAATGGGTTTTTGTCTAAAGACCGGTTTGTTTGGGATAACATAAGTGATTTTAGGGTTAATTTTTTAGGAAGACATTTTGTTTTGTCTTTTAACACCAAATCAAAACTTTTGGAGTTGGCGGAAGACCGAAAAAGTCTTATGGAGGCTATAGATTACGAAAAGTTTTTCAGTACGGTAATAAACGAAAAAGGAATTCCCGCCAATGGGCCTTTAAGCAAAACATGGGCGGAAGATGCGGATTTGGAGTTTACAAAGTATGAGAAGGCGGAAGAAAAAGACCCCGACCCGGAAAAGGTTATAAATTTCTTTTATATTGCGGGAGCGGAGTCGGCAAGAATTTCTCAATTTATTAAAAACTCTTGGGAAAAAATAGGTTACACGGTTAATTTGCAGGAGATTCCGGCGGAGAATTTACTGGCGAATGTTAGAAAACACGAGGATTTTGATGTACTTTTATTAGGAGAGGAGGTATCAAGGGACCCCGACCGATATGTTTTTTGGCATTCTACGCAAGGGGATACCGGTCTAAATTTTGGCGACTATAAGGCAGTTCGTGTTGATAGAGCTTTGGAGGAGGGGAGAAGCGCTTTGGATAGGCAAGAGCGAATAAAGCATTATGGAATTATGCAAAAGGTTTTTGTGGAGGATGTTCCCGCGATATTTCTGTATCATCCAACATTTCATTTTTATCTTTCAAAACAGATAACGGGGGTTAATTTAACGAACATTTACTATCCTTGGGAAATTTTTAAAAGTTTTAAAGACTGGACCCTGAAATCGGAATAG
- a CDS encoding phospho-N-acetylmuramoyl-pentapeptide-transferase, with the protein MEQVINYLILTIVSFVLSGILFIPFINLLYKLKFQNPENLSKDILGRKTLFNKLRGHKVGTPVGGGILIIAVTLFLVFIHSFLLSSHISWTIIILLTTLFSFAVLGFIDDIQKFIRIRNKNGSFLRVRYKLAIQLGLSLIISILLYNFLGKAVWGLWYIPYATLVIVFFTNAFNITDGMDGLSGGLLLVALSALGLCAFGNGDVLVLISILFGAILAFLYFNVSPARLFMGDTGALAFGAILAVIALILNISLPFFIIGAVFVAEGLSSLLQWGSFVFRNGKRLFKIAPLHHHFQALGWDEDKVVIRFWLVGIVCALVGLLFSQILVGLW; encoded by the coding sequence GTGGAACAGGTAATAAACTATCTAATATTAACAATAGTCTCTTTTGTTCTTTCGGGCATCCTTTTTATACCTTTCATAAATCTTTTGTATAAACTCAAATTCCAAAACCCCGAGAATTTAAGCAAAGACATTCTTGGCCGAAAAACTTTGTTCAATAAGTTGCGCGGACATAAAGTAGGAACTCCCGTGGGAGGCGGTATTTTAATTATTGCAGTAACTTTATTTTTAGTTTTTATCCACTCTTTTCTACTATCTTCGCATATAAGTTGGACAATTATTATACTTCTTACTACACTATTTTCCTTTGCCGTTCTTGGTTTTATAGACGATATTCAAAAGTTTATTAGAATACGGAATAAAAACGGATCTTTTCTTAGAGTAAGATATAAACTTGCAATCCAACTTGGACTTTCTTTGATAATTTCCATCCTGCTATACAATTTTCTTGGAAAAGCGGTTTGGGGGTTATGGTATATTCCTTATGCTACGCTAGTAATAGTTTTTTTTACCAATGCCTTTAACATTACCGACGGAATGGACGGTTTATCCGGAGGTCTTTTGCTTGTGGCTTTATCTGCTCTCGGACTCTGCGCTTTTGGGAATGGGGATGTTTTAGTACTAATTTCTATCTTGTTTGGCGCAATTCTTGCGTTTTTGTATTTTAATGTTTCTCCCGCAAGACTTTTTATGGGAGATACAGGAGCGCTGGCTTTTGGCGCAATTCTTGCAGTAATAGCCCTTATCCTCAATATTTCTCTGCCTTTTTTTATTATCGGAGCGGTATTCGTTGCGGAAGGATTGTCCTCGCTTTTGCAATGGGGTTCTTTTGTTTTTAGAAACGGAAAAAGGTTGTTTAAGATAGCCCCATTGCATCATCATTTTCAAGCTTTGGGTTGGGACGAGGACAAAGTAGTCATAAGATTTTGGCTTGTGGGTATTGTATGCGCTCTCGTTGGATTATTATTCAGTCAAATTTTAGTGGGGTTGTGGTAA
- a CDS encoding class I SAM-dependent methyltransferase has translation MRDKVDKIKHTIDYYDREAKNWSLAHCHKQSDTFWRGEMEKLHKLLPHGKILEIGSGSGKDATALISLGYDYIGTDASEGLLKVAKKANPTAKFIPIAVHDLDFKNSEFDGFWSVATLLHIPKDKIDGALKQIKKVVRSGGIGFISLKAGAGERTDPDTGRWFAYYSLEEFHAVLERNGFEVIEEATRKGDKDWWLEYWVKTL, from the coding sequence ATGCGCGATAAAGTAGATAAAATAAAACATACAATTGATTATTATGATCGAGAGGCAAAAAATTGGTCTTTAGCCCATTGCCATAAACAATCAGATACTTTCTGGAGAGGCGAAATGGAAAAGTTACACAAACTTTTACCACACGGGAAAATTTTGGAAATTGGTTCTGGTTCAGGTAAGGACGCTACTGCTTTAATATCGCTAGGCTACGATTATATTGGAACGGATGCTTCCGAAGGACTATTAAAAGTTGCGAAAAAAGCCAACCCTACTGCAAAATTTATTCCTATTGCTGTCCACGATCTAGATTTTAAAAACAGTGAGTTTGATGGTTTTTGGTCGGTCGCTACCCTCCTACATATCCCTAAAGATAAAATCGATGGCGCATTAAAGCAAATAAAAAAGGTAGTTAGATCTGGTGGTATTGGTTTTATTTCCCTTAAAGCTGGTGCGGGTGAAAGAACGGATCCTGATACAGGTCGCTGGTTTGCTTATTATTCTCTAGAAGAATTTCACGCTGTATTGGAAAGAAATGGTTTTGAAGTAATCGAAGAAGCAACTAGAAAAGGGGATAAAGATTGGTGGTTGGAATATTGGGTAAAGACCTTATAG
- a CDS encoding NYN domain-containing protein produces the protein MNNPKRVAVFIDNSNVFHHIYDIRKIDKSWVGLYNPLTLAKRLAGNRILVYVGFYCVRPPSYLLDGTPKEQRRYNLTQKYYGEIEKLSDVSIKFGDLRGTKGQLQEKNLDTQLATDMVAMAALDKYDVAILVSNDGDYKSAIENTKLFNKKIENLFFKGSLSMAIDGKCDIKRRARRSFFVKLDGLDDSQKQ, from the coding sequence ATGAATAATCCAAAACGGGTTGCTGTTTTTATAGATAACAGCAATGTTTTCCATCATATTTACGATATAAGAAAAATAGATAAAAGCTGGGTTGGTTTATATAATCCGTTAACACTTGCCAAAAGGCTGGCTGGAAACAGAATCCTTGTGTATGTTGGGTTTTACTGCGTCCGTCCTCCTTCCTATTTATTGGACGGAACTCCTAAAGAACAAAGAAGATATAATCTAACTCAAAAATATTACGGGGAAATTGAAAAGTTGTCCGATGTTTCAATTAAATTTGGAGATTTAAGAGGTACTAAAGGACAGCTCCAAGAAAAGAATTTAGATACTCAATTGGCAACAGATATGGTTGCTATGGCCGCTCTTGATAAATACGATGTGGCTATTCTCGTGTCAAATGACGGGGATTATAAAAGCGCTATTGAAAATACTAAACTTTTCAATAAAAAGATAGAAAATCTATTCTTTAAAGGAAGTTTGTCTATGGCTATAGATGGCAAGTGTGATATTAAACGACGAGCCCGCCGTTCCTTTTTTGTAAAGCTAGATGGTTTAGACGATAGTCAAAAACAATAG
- a CDS encoding M23 family metallopeptidase, which yields MIIKYPVIDHTISQPFGRDATNDPIYREFYDLFDYKHCGVDFPVSVGTEVFAAFPGIVVRKECHVWMGNVIGIRNGNIVALYVHLNSSVLNPGDKVKEGDIIGISGCTGKACPTPHLHFETRDITKTPLKNMVFDPPFNQKLSCFIDIFEYIVNNKNTKKTLKSLSKLYFGTEKHWKLIRNSNNLDFDGDRLLEDGLKLTIPNYSVKDKLR from the coding sequence ATGATAATAAAATATCCTGTAATAGATCATACTATATCCCAACCGTTTGGCAGAGATGCAACTAACGATCCTATTTACCGCGAGTTCTACGATCTATTTGATTATAAACACTGTGGAGTAGATTTTCCTGTATCTGTGGGAACCGAAGTATTTGCCGCTTTTCCTGGTATTGTCGTGAGAAAAGAGTGTCATGTCTGGATGGGAAATGTAATAGGGATAAGAAACGGGAATATTGTTGCTCTATATGTTCATTTAAACAGTAGTGTATTAAATCCTGGTGATAAGGTAAAAGAAGGCGATATTATAGGAATCTCTGGTTGTACAGGAAAAGCGTGCCCAACACCGCATCTCCATTTTGAAACTCGGGATATAACAAAAACCCCTTTAAAAAACATGGTGTTTGACCCCCCGTTTAATCAAAAACTATCCTGTTTTATAGATATATTTGAATACATAGTAAACAATAAAAACACCAAAAAAACTCTAAAAAGCTTATCCAAACTCTATTTTGGTACGGAGAAACATTGGAAACTTATAAGAAACAGTAATAACTTAGATTTTGATGGCGATCGCTTGTTAGAGGATGGGTTGAAGCTAACAATCCCGAACTATTCCGTCAAGGATAAATTGAGATAA